The Microbacterium luteum nucleotide sequence CTCCAGCGCGAGCGTGATGAGTTCGTCGGGAGGATCCTGACGCTCCGGGCGGCTGTTGATCTCGACGGCCGTTCCGTGCTCCGCGCAGGCCTCGAACACTGCACGGGGGTCGAACTGCGACGGCGGACGGGTCCCGCGGCTCCCTTCGACGAGCCTTCCCGTCACGTGCCCGAGCACATCCACCCGAGCATCCGACACCGCCGCCACCAGACGGCGCGTCATCGGCCCGCGATCCATGCGCAGTTTCGAGTGCGCCGACGCGACGACGACGTCGAGCTCATCCAGGAGCTCGGAATCCTGATCCAGCGCCCCGTCTTCGAGGATGTCCACCTCGATCCCCGTCAGCAGGGTGAATCCGTCGCCATGGAAGCCCCGTACGAGCACCATCTGTTCCCGCAGGCGATCCGCCGTCAGCCCGTTCGCCACGCGAAGCCGCGGCGAATGATCGGTCAGGGCGAGGTACTCGTGGCCCAGAGAGCGTGCGGCGTCGACCATGAGGTCGATCGGGGTGAGTCCGTCCGACCAGTCGCTGTGACTGTGCAGGTCTCCCCGCAGCAGCCGTCGCATCTCAGACGACTGCTCGACCCCGGCACTCGCGCGGAGCGCCGCGAGCCGCTCGGGGATCTCTCCCGCCAGCGCCTGAGCGATGACGGTGAGGGAGGATTCGCCGATCCCCTTGCGGCGACGGAGCGCCGCCGTATCCGCAAGCTCCGCATCACTCAGCCCCGCGATCGCATCCGCCGCCGTGCGAAACGCCTTGGATCGGTAGCGCGACGAACGCTCCCGCTCGAGCAGCGTCGCGATCTCCGTCAACGCGTCGTGCGGGTTCATCCCGACCCTCAGCCCGCGAGATCCCGCGTGGCGGCGACCCACGCGTCGAGCGTCCGCGAGGCTGCCCCGCTGTCGATCGCCTCTCGTGCGGTGTCGATCGCCTCGCCGAGGCGGTCGAGGATCGGCCGCTGCACCTGCGCGGCATCGCGGTAAAGGCGATAGGCGACGATTCCCGCGGCGGCATTGAGCAGAACGATGTCGCGGACCGGTCCCGCCTCGCCCGCCAGCACCCGGCGCACCACCTCGGCGTTGTGCGTCGGGTCGCCGCCGATGAGATCCGCCATCTCGGCCAGCGGAACGCCGAGGTCCCGCGGATCGACGTCGTGCTCGTGGACGTCTCCGCGGCTCACTTCCCACAGGCGGGAATGGCCGGTGGTGGTCAGTTCGTCGAGTCCGTCGTCGCCACGGAAGACGAGGGCCGTGGCGCCGCGATTTCGGAAGACGCCGGTGATCAGCGGCACACGCTCCAAGCTGGCGACGCCCACTGCGTTGGCTTCGGCCCTCGCGGGGTTGGACAGCGGCCCGAGGAAATTGAACACCGTCGGCACGCCGAGTTCCTTGCGCACGGCACCGGCGTGACGGAATCCGGGGTGGAAGGCAGACGCGAAGACGAACGTGATGCCGGCCCGCTCCAGCGTCTCGGTGACCGCGGCAGGATCCAGGGTCAGCTCCACGCCGAGCGCCCCCAGCACATCCGAGGATCCGGAGGCCGAACTCGCGGCGCGGTTGCCGTGCTTGACGACGGGGATGCCGGTGGCGGCGGCCACGACGGATGCCATCGTCGACACGTTCACGGTTCCGAAGCGGTCGCCGCCGGTGCCGACGATGTCGAGCACCTCGGCACTCACCGGCAGCGGCACCGCAGCCTCGAGGATGGCGTCACGGAATCCGACGACCTCGTCGATCGTCTCCCCCTTCGCGCGGAGCGCGATGAGGAAAGCGCCGATCTGACCCGGCGTCGCCTCCCCCGCCATGATGCGTCGCATCGCCCACGTCGATTCCGACACGCTGAGGTCGCGCCCATCCAGGAGTGAGGTGAGGATTCCGGGCCACGAAGACGACTCCGACATGCCACCGAGCCTACCGTCGGCCGACTTGTGCGGATTCACGGCCCGCGCCCGGCCCGCTGTCAGCCCGCCCACAGCGTCCTGATCGGTGATTTACCGTCACTTCTTAGGGCGCCCTTACTTCTCATCGCGCGCGACAAGGGTGTCCAGATGGGGAAAACCCGCTCCGGAATCGGCAATAATGGTGGACGTGACGACCACGCCAGCGACCTATGCCCAGGCGATGCGTTCTGTCAAGCGCCCGGACCCGGTCGCCGTCGGAACCATCGTGTGGCTCGGCAGCGAGGTGATGTTCTTCGCGGGACTGTTCGCGATCTACTTCACCCTGCGGAGCACCTCCCCCGATCTGTGGGCTGAGGAGACCCAGCTGCTGAACGTGCCCTACGCGTTCGCCAACACCGTCATCCTCGTGCTCTCCTCGGTCACCTGCCAGATGGGCGTGTTCGCCGCCGAGCGCTTCCAGCCGTACACCTCCACGGGCGGCGGCCGCCGCCGGTGGGGCATGGTGCCGTGGTTCTGGCTGACCTTCGCTCTCGGCGCGATCTTCGTCTCGGGACAGGTGTGGGAGTATGCGCAGCTCGTGTATGAAGGCATGCCGATCACGGCCAATGCATACGCCTCGGCCTTCTATCTGACGACCGGATTCCACGCGCTTCACGTCACCGGTGGACTCGTAGCCTTCCTCCTCGTGATCGGTCGCGCCTACGCGGTCAAGAACTTCGGCCGCAAGGAGATGACCTCGGCGATCGTGGTCTCGTACTACTGGCACTTCGTCGACGTCGTCTGGATCGCCCTGTTCGCCGTCATCTACTTCCTGAAATAGAGCGGAGCTGATCCCCCACATGGCACGCACGAAACCGCGCCGCTCCCAGGGCCGCCGCAGTCCGTGGGCGGCCGCCGCCCTCATCGGCGTCGGACTGCTGCTCACCGGCGGTGCCTATGCCGGCGCCTCCGCCGCTATGGCTTCCACGACCGACGAGACGTCGGCCTCGGCCCTGACGGTCGAAGACGGCAAGAAGCTGTTCCAGGCGAACTGCGCAACCTGTCACGGACTCGACCTGCAGGGCACCGAGAGCGGCCCGTCGCTCTACGGCGTCGGCGAGCTCTCCGTGGAATTCCAGGTCGCGACCGGGCGCATGCCGCTGCAGATGCAGGGCCCGCAGGCGCCGCAGAAGCCGGTGCAGTTCACCGAGGAGCAGATCCAGGCGATGGCGGCATACGTGCAGAGCACGTCGCCCGGCCCCGAGTTCCCCTCTCCCGAGATCCTCGACGGAGAAGGCGACATCGCGCGCGGCGCCGAGCTCTTCCGGATCAACTGCGCGATGTGCCACAACGTGGCGGCTGCCGGAGGCGCGCTCACCGAGGGCAAGTACGCGCCCGAGCTCACCGAGACCAGCGCCCTCCACATGTACGCGGCGATGGTCACCGGCCCGCAGAACATGCCGGTGTTCAACGACATGACCCTCAGTCTCGAGGACAAGCGCGACATCATCTCGTCGCTGCTGTTCATCCAGGAGAACGAGTCCCCGGGCGGCTTCAAGCTCGGATCGCTCGGACCGGTCTCCGAAGGCCTGTTCATCTGGATCTTCGGCATCGGGTCATTGATCGCCATCACCGTCTGGATCACGGCGAAATCCAACTGACCCACCCCTGACACTGCAAGCACCTACGAGGAGCACCATGGCAAACGAGCACGACGCGCTCGAGCACGAGAGGGCTTCGTGGAAGCCCTCCCCCGGGCTCGCCGTCGCGGTGAGCGACCCGGTGCGCACACCCGATCTTCCGCCGCACCGCGAGCGGATGACCGACAAGGACCCGGCCGCGATGAAGCGCGCCGTCCGCACGGTCTACACGCTCTTCTACCTCTCGGTGGCCGGCAGCATCTGGGCCGTCGCGGCCTACATGCTGTTCCCGATCGAGAGCGGATCGATCGTCGACATCCGCAACAACAACCTGTTCGTGGGTCTCGGCATCGCGCTCGCGCTGCTCGCGATCGGAATCGGCGCGATCCACTGGTCCAAGGCCGTGATGCCCGACAAGGAATTCATCGAGCCGCGGCACGCCACGCGCGGCCGGGACGCCACCCGCGAGGGCGCGGTGGCGGTCTTCGAAGCCGCCAACGAAGAGTCCGGTTTCGGTCGTCGCGCCATGATCCGCAACTCGCTGATCGCCGCCCTGGCCGCTTCGGTCGTTCCTGGCATCACCCTGTTCCGAGGTCTCGCCCCGGAGAGCTCTCCCGAGAACCCTCACGCGGGTGACCCGGTCTACCTCCTCAGCCACACCATGTGGAAGGAAGGGTCGCGTCTGGCTCACGACCCCGAGGGAACGCCGATCCGCGCCGCAGACGTCACGCTCGGCTCGGCCGTGCACGTGATCCCGGCCGAGCTGGCCGAACTCAGCCACGAGGAGGGCTACCTCGAGGAGAAGGCGAAGGCGATCGTCCTCCTCATGCGCATGCCTCCGGAAGACCTCATCGAGACCCCTGAGCGTGCCGACTGGTCCTACGACGGCATCATCGCCTACTCGAAGGTCTGCACCCACGTGGGCTGCCCGGTCGCCTTGTACGAGCAGCAGACGCATCACCTGCTCTGCCCGTGCCATCAGTCTCAGTTCGACGTCGCGGACGGCGCCAAGGTGATCTTCGGTCCGGCCGCCCGCCCGCTCCCCCAGCTGCCGATCACGGTGGACGACGAGGGATACCTCATCGCGCGGAGTGACTTCGAAGAACCCGTCGGCCCGAGCTTCTGGGAGCGCCATTGAGTACCTCGCACCCCACGGAGAACGTCACTCAGGAGCCCGCGCTCCCGATGTCGGCGTCCACCCGTGACAAGCCTCTCGGCGGTCGATTCGTCGGCGCCGCGTCGAACTATCTGGACGAGCGCACGAGCATCTCCGGGATCACCAAGGAGCTCGGTCGCAAGATCTTCCCCGACCACTGGTCGTTCATGCTCGGCGAGATCGCGCTCTGGAGCTTCGTCGTCGTCCTGCTCTCGGGTGTCTTCCTGACGTTCTTCTTCCAGGCGTCGATGGTCGAGACCCACTACACCGGCGCCTACATCCCGATGCGCGGCGTCGAGATGTCTGCCGCCATGGACTCCGCGCTCCGGATCTCCTTCGACATCCGCGGCGGCCTGCTCGTTCGTCAGATCCACCACTGGGCAGCCCTCGTCTTCGTCGCCGGCATCGGCGTGCACATGCTGCGCGTGTTCTTCACGGGAGCGTTCCGCAAGCCGCGCGAGCTGAACTGGGTGATCGGCTTCATCCTCTTCATCCTCGCCATGGCGGAAGGCTTCACCGGCTACTCCCTCCCCGACGACCTGCTCTCGGGCAACGGCCTTCGCATCATCGACGGCATGATCAAGGGCATTCCGCTGATCGGAACCTGGACCTCGTTCCTGCTCTTCGGGGGCGAGTTCCCGGGCACCCAGATCGTGGGTCGCCTCTACACCCTGCACATCCTGTTGCTCCCGGCGATCCTGGTCGCACTGCTGGCCCTCCACCTCATGTTGATGATCATCAACAAGCACACGCAGTTCGCCGGCCCCGGCCGCACGAACAGCAACGTCGTGGGATTCCCGATGGTGCCGGTCTACATGTCCAAGATGGGCGGCTTCTTCTTCATCGTGTTCGGCGTGATCGTTCTGATCGCCTCGCTGTTCACGATCAACCCGATCTGGAACTACGGTCCCTACGATCCCTCACCGGTCTCGGCCGGCACCCAGCCCGACTGGTACATCGGCTTCGCCGACGGCGCCCTGCGTCTTGTGCCGCCGCACTGGGAGTTCGTCTTCCTCGACCGCACGTGGTCGTTCAACATCCTCGTGCCGCTCGCGGTGCTGGGACTGTTCATCGTGCTCGTGCTCATCTACCCCTTCATCGAGGCGTGGATCACCGGTGACAAGCGCGAGCACCACATCGCGCAGCGTCCGCGCAACGCGGCGACCCGCACGGCGATCGGCGCCGCCGGCGTCGTGTTCTACGCCGCTCTCTGGGCCGCGGCTTCATCGGACATCATCGCGACGCACTTCAAGGTCACGATGGAGGGTGTCATCCACAGCCTCCAGGCCATGCTCATCTTCGGGCCGATCATCGCCTACTTCGTCACCAAGCGCATCTGCATCGCGCTGCAGAAGAAGGACCGCGAGATCGTGCTGCACGGCTACGAGTCCGGTCGAATCGTCCGCCTCCCGGGTGGCGAGTACATCGAGGTCCACCAGCCCGTCGACGAGTTCGAGCGGTGGCGCCTGATCGATGCCGAGACCTACGAGCCCCTTGTGGTGCGGCCCAACGACAAGGGCAGCATCCCTTGGCACGCGAACCTGCGCGCCGCCCTGTCGCGGTGGTTCTTCGAGGACCGACTCGCGCCCCTCACCCAGACCGAACTCGACGCGGCGACCGCGCACCAGCACCACGCTCTGGAGCACATCGCCACCGAGGAGGATGCCGAGATCCAGGGCGCTCACGAGCGCGCGGGCGTCCCCGACGCACCTCACGTGCCGATCGACGACGGCCATCACCCCGAAACGGCGAACCGTCCGTCGAACGTGATCATCCCGGACGAGGACGACAAGAAGTAGTCGGCAGGATATCGACGTTCGGTGGCCGTCTCCCCGCTGGGGAGGCGGCCATCGCGTCGTTAGCGTTGATCCATGACCTCCGACGCCCTGACCTATTTCGAGAACAAGCTCGCACATGAGACGGATGCGAGCGACGTCTATGCCGCACAGCACGCCGGCGATGAGTTCGTGCTCGTCGACGTGCGGAGCGACGAGGCGTGGCGACAAGGTCGCATCCGCGGCGCCATCCATCTCCCCCACCAGCGCATCGCGACGGCGGCGACCGACCTCATCGCCGCGGGGACACCCGTCGTCGTCTACTGCTGGTCACCGGGCTGCAATGGCGGCGCGAAGGGCGCTGCCGCGTTCGCGCGGCTCGGCTACGACGTCAAGGAGATGATCGGCGGATACGAATACTGGGTGCGCGAAGGACAACCCACCGTGAACGACGACGGTGAGCTCCCGCGGGTGTTCGATCCCCAGGTCATGGTCGTGCGCGCCTGACCCCGTCCTCACCCGGTCTGCTCGATCTCCCACATCTCGTCGTCTTCGAGCCCCTCGGCGAATCTGCCTGCCGCTGCGCCGGCGAACTGCACGCGCTCCAGGTCTTCACTCTCGTCGGAGATCAGCACATCGCAGACGACCGCCGTGACGTTGTCCAGCGTGCCCGCCTCGAGCGCGAGCCTCACGAGCTCGTCGGCGGCCTCCCGCGGTGTGGCTGCGCGGTCCACCATGACGCGGGCCACATCGTCTTCGGGAACGTAGTCCGTCAGACCGTCGCTGCACAGCAGCCATCGATCCCCTTCGCCCAGCTCCGTCTCCGCCACCGAGACCACGTCGGCCTCACCGCCGCCCAGGGAGGCCGTGATGATGTTGCGGCGGGGGTGCGTCGCGGCGTCCTCGGGGGCGATGATGCCTCGGTCGACGAGCACCTGCACGTACGAGTCGTCGCGGGTCTGGCGTTCGAATCGCCCGTCGCGCACCCGATACGCTCGCGAGTCGCCGGAGTGCGCGATCAGCAGGTGCTCGGCACCGGCGAGGAAGACGCCCGTGAAGGTCGTCGCCATGCCGCGCAGCGATGGATCGCGCTCGGTGTGGGCGCGAAGGTCCCAGTTCGCCTCGAGGATGCGTTCACGCAACGCCTGGGCCGTCCAGGTCGTGACACGACCTGCGACCAACCGGTGCACCAGCGCGGCGGAGGCGAGATCGCCGGACGGCCCGCCGCCAACTCCGTCGGCTACGGCCGCACCCCAGCTCGACGCGAAAGCCGCATCCTGATTGACGTCCCGGTAGGAGCCGACGTCGGATGCGGCAGCCGCGAGAAGGCGATGAGCCACGCTCAGCGTGCGAAGTATCCGCGGTAGTACTCGTAGACCCAGCCGACGATCGCAACGAGGAAGATCGCGAAACCGATCGGCACCATCCACGAGCCGACGGCGAGACCGATGAACGCGATCGACGCCGAGAAGGCGAGAACGATGGGCCACCAGGACCACGGGCTGAACTCGCCGAGCTCGGGATCACCGTCGTCGATGTCGGCGGTCAGCACATCTTCGGGCAGTTCGCCACCCTGTGCCTTGTGAAGGCGATCCACGTAGAACGCGATCATCACGCCCATGAGACCGGCGAAGAAGAGCGCCACCGTGCCGACCCATTCGATGGCCGTGTACCACGGCACATCGGGGTGGCCGATGATGTTCCACGCCGTGTAGACGACGCCGATCAGGAAGGAGAAGGCGGTGAGGATCCACCAGAGACCGACATTGGTACGCACTTACTTGACCTCTCCCTGGGCGACGTCGACGACGGGCGTCTGCGGGGCATCCTTCGCCGGGCCGACACCGACCGGGAGACCGGCCTCGGGGTGGTTCAGGTCGAACGCCGGACGCTCGCTGCGAATGCGCGGGATCGACGTGAAGTTGTGGCGCGGCGGCGGGCACGACGTCGCCCACTCCAGCGAGCCACCGTAGCCCCAGGGGTCGTTCACCGTCACCTTCGGGGCCTTACGCGAGGTGAGCCACACGTTGAACAGGAACGGGATCATCGACGCGCCGAGAACGATGGAGCCGACCGTCGACACCTGGTTCTGCCATGTCCAGCCGTCGGCCGCCGAGTAGTCCGCGTAACGGCGGACCATGCCGTCGACACCGAGCCAGTGCTGGATGAGGAAGGTCATGTGGAAGCCGATGAACAGCAGCCAGAAGTGGACGTAGCCGAGTCGCTCGTTGAGCATGCGCCCGGTCCACTTCGGCCACCAGAAGTAGAAGCCCGCGAACATCGCGAACACCACGGTGCCGAAGACGACGTAGTGGAAGTGCGCCACCACGAAGTAGGAGTCGGAGAGCTGGAAGTCCAGGGGCGGCGAGGCGAGGATGACACCGGTCAGGCCGCCGAAGACGAACGAGATCAAGAAGCCGAGCGCGAAGACCATCGGTGTCTCGAACGTCACCGAGCCGCGCCAGAGCGTGCCGATCCAGTTGAAGATCTTCACACCCGTGGGAACGGCGATGAGCATGGTCATCAACGCGAAGAACGGGAGGAGAACGCTGCCGGTGACGTACATGTGGTGTGCCCAGACGGCCACGGAGAGCGCCGCGATGGCGATCGTCGCGTAGACCAGCGTCTTGTATCCGAAGATCGGCTTGCGGCTGAACACCGGGAAGATCTCCGACACGATGCCGAAGAACGGCAGCGCGATGATGTACACCTCGGGGTGACCGAAGAACCAGAACAGGTGCTGCCACAGCAGCACACCGCCGTTCTGCGGATCGTAGATGTGGGCGCCGAGCACACGGTCCGCGGCGGCGGCGAGGATCGCCGCGGCCAGCACGGGGAAGGCCATCAGCACGAGGATGCTGGTGATGAGCGTGTTCCACGTGAAGATCGGCATGCGCCACATGGTCATACCCGGAGCACGCATCGTCAGGATGGTCGTGATGAAGTTCACGGCGCCGAGGATCGTGCCGAAACCGCTCATGCCGAGGCCCAGCATCCAGAGGTTCCCGCCGACGCCGGGCGAGAAGCTGGCGTTGGCGAGCGGCTGGTACGCGAACCATCCGAATGCCGCCGCGCCCTGCGGCGTGAGGAAGCCGGCGACGGCGATGGTCGAGCCGAAGAGGAACAGCCAGAACGCGAAGGCGTTCAGTCGCGGGAATGCGACGTCGGGGGCACCCAGCTGCAACGGCAGGATCGCGTTCGCGAAGCCCGCGAACAGCGGCGTCGCGAACATGAGGAGCATGATCGTGCCGTGCATGGTGAACAGCTGGTTGTACTGCTCCTTCGTGGGCACGATCTGCATGCCGGGCTGGAACAGCTCAGCGCGGATGATGAGCGCCATGACGCCACCGAGCATGAAGAACAGCACGGAGGCGATCAGGTACATGTAGCCGATCGTCTTGTGGTCGGTGGAGGTGATCCACTTGACGACGATGTTGCCCTTCTGCTCGACGCGGGTCGAGCTCATGAGGGCGGCCTGACGCGGCGGCACGGTCTTCGGTCGC carries:
- a CDS encoding PHP domain-containing protein, translating into MNPHDALTEIATLLERERSSRYRSKAFRTAADAIAGLSDAELADTAALRRRKGIGESSLTVIAQALAGEIPERLAALRASAGVEQSSEMRRLLRGDLHSHSDWSDGLTPIDLMVDAARSLGHEYLALTDHSPRLRVANGLTADRLREQMVLVRGFHGDGFTLLTGIEVDILEDGALDQDSELLDELDVVVASAHSKLRMDRGPMTRRLVAAVSDARVDVLGHVTGRLVEGSRGTRPPSQFDPRAVFEACAEHGTAVEINSRPERQDPPDELITLALEVGCLFAIDSDAHAPGQLSLLDHGAARAERLGVPPERIITTWSLDRLRDWTAA
- the ctaD gene encoding cytochrome c oxidase subunit I, which translates into the protein MATTLPQETTRPKTVPPRQAALMSSTRVEQKGNIVVKWITSTDHKTIGYMYLIASVLFFMLGGVMALIIRAELFQPGMQIVPTKEQYNQLFTMHGTIMLLMFATPLFAGFANAILPLQLGAPDVAFPRLNAFAFWLFLFGSTIAVAGFLTPQGAAAFGWFAYQPLANASFSPGVGGNLWMLGLGMSGFGTILGAVNFITTILTMRAPGMTMWRMPIFTWNTLITSILVLMAFPVLAAAILAAAADRVLGAHIYDPQNGGVLLWQHLFWFFGHPEVYIIALPFFGIVSEIFPVFSRKPIFGYKTLVYATIAIAALSVAVWAHHMYVTGSVLLPFFALMTMLIAVPTGVKIFNWIGTLWRGSVTFETPMVFALGFLISFVFGGLTGVILASPPLDFQLSDSYFVVAHFHYVVFGTVVFAMFAGFYFWWPKWTGRMLNERLGYVHFWLLFIGFHMTFLIQHWLGVDGMVRRYADYSAADGWTWQNQVSTVGSIVLGASMIPFLFNVWLTSRKAPKVTVNDPWGYGGSLEWATSCPPPRHNFTSIPRIRSERPAFDLNHPEAGLPVGVGPAKDAPQTPVVDVAQGEVK
- a CDS encoding cytochrome b; the encoded protein is MSASTRDKPLGGRFVGAASNYLDERTSISGITKELGRKIFPDHWSFMLGEIALWSFVVVLLSGVFLTFFFQASMVETHYTGAYIPMRGVEMSAAMDSALRISFDIRGGLLVRQIHHWAALVFVAGIGVHMLRVFFTGAFRKPRELNWVIGFILFILAMAEGFTGYSLPDDLLSGNGLRIIDGMIKGIPLIGTWTSFLLFGGEFPGTQIVGRLYTLHILLLPAILVALLALHLMLMIINKHTQFAGPGRTNSNVVGFPMVPVYMSKMGGFFFIVFGVIVLIASLFTINPIWNYGPYDPSPVSAGTQPDWYIGFADGALRLVPPHWEFVFLDRTWSFNILVPLAVLGLFIVLVLIYPFIEAWITGDKREHHIAQRPRNAATRTAIGAAGVVFYAALWAAASSDIIATHFKVTMEGVIHSLQAMLIFGPIIAYFVTKRICIALQKKDREIVLHGYESGRIVRLPGGEYIEVHQPVDEFERWRLIDAETYEPLVVRPNDKGSIPWHANLRAALSRWFFEDRLAPLTQTELDAATAHQHHALEHIATEEDAEIQGAHERAGVPDAPHVPIDDGHHPETANRPSNVIIPDEDDKK
- a CDS encoding cytochrome c oxidase subunit 4, encoding MRTNVGLWWILTAFSFLIGVVYTAWNIIGHPDVPWYTAIEWVGTVALFFAGLMGVMIAFYVDRLHKAQGGELPEDVLTADIDDGDPELGEFSPWSWWPIVLAFSASIAFIGLAVGSWMVPIGFAIFLVAIVGWVYEYYRGYFAR
- the trpD gene encoding anthranilate phosphoribosyltransferase, which encodes MSESSSWPGILTSLLDGRDLSVSESTWAMRRIMAGEATPGQIGAFLIALRAKGETIDEVVGFRDAILEAAVPLPVSAEVLDIVGTGGDRFGTVNVSTMASVVAAATGIPVVKHGNRAASSASGSSDVLGALGVELTLDPAAVTETLERAGITFVFASAFHPGFRHAGAVRKELGVPTVFNFLGPLSNPARAEANAVGVASLERVPLITGVFRNRGATALVFRGDDGLDELTTTGHSRLWEVSRGDVHEHDVDPRDLGVPLAEMADLIGGDPTHNAEVVRRVLAGEAGPVRDIVLLNAAAGIVAYRLYRDAAQVQRPILDRLGEAIDTAREAIDSGAASRTLDAWVAATRDLAG
- a CDS encoding PP2C family protein-serine/threonine phosphatase produces the protein MAHRLLAAAASDVGSYRDVNQDAAFASSWGAAVADGVGGGPSGDLASAALVHRLVAGRVTTWTAQALRERILEANWDLRAHTERDPSLRGMATTFTGVFLAGAEHLLIAHSGDSRAYRVRDGRFERQTRDDSYVQVLVDRGIIAPEDAATHPRRNIITASLGGGEADVVSVAETELGEGDRWLLCSDGLTDYVPEDDVARVMVDRAATPREAADELVRLALEAGTLDNVTAVVCDVLISDESEDLERVQFAGAAAGRFAEGLEDDEMWEIEQTG
- a CDS encoding c-type cytochrome translates to MARTKPRRSQGRRSPWAAAALIGVGLLLTGGAYAGASAAMASTTDETSASALTVEDGKKLFQANCATCHGLDLQGTESGPSLYGVGELSVEFQVATGRMPLQMQGPQAPQKPVQFTEEQIQAMAAYVQSTSPGPEFPSPEILDGEGDIARGAELFRINCAMCHNVAAAGGALTEGKYAPELTETSALHMYAAMVTGPQNMPVFNDMTLSLEDKRDIISSLLFIQENESPGGFKLGSLGPVSEGLFIWIFGIGSLIAITVWITAKSN
- a CDS encoding rhodanese-like domain-containing protein produces the protein MTSDALTYFENKLAHETDASDVYAAQHAGDEFVLVDVRSDEAWRQGRIRGAIHLPHQRIATAATDLIAAGTPVVVYCWSPGCNGGAKGAAAFARLGYDVKEMIGGYEYWVREGQPTVNDDGELPRVFDPQVMVVRA
- a CDS encoding cytochrome c oxidase subunit 3, translating into MVDVTTTPATYAQAMRSVKRPDPVAVGTIVWLGSEVMFFAGLFAIYFTLRSTSPDLWAEETQLLNVPYAFANTVILVLSSVTCQMGVFAAERFQPYTSTGGGRRRWGMVPWFWLTFALGAIFVSGQVWEYAQLVYEGMPITANAYASAFYLTTGFHALHVTGGLVAFLLVIGRAYAVKNFGRKEMTSAIVVSYYWHFVDVVWIALFAVIYFLK
- a CDS encoding ubiquinol-cytochrome c reductase iron-sulfur subunit, yielding MANEHDALEHERASWKPSPGLAVAVSDPVRTPDLPPHRERMTDKDPAAMKRAVRTVYTLFYLSVAGSIWAVAAYMLFPIESGSIVDIRNNNLFVGLGIALALLAIGIGAIHWSKAVMPDKEFIEPRHATRGRDATREGAVAVFEAANEESGFGRRAMIRNSLIAALAASVVPGITLFRGLAPESSPENPHAGDPVYLLSHTMWKEGSRLAHDPEGTPIRAADVTLGSAVHVIPAELAELSHEEGYLEEKAKAIVLLMRMPPEDLIETPERADWSYDGIIAYSKVCTHVGCPVALYEQQTHHLLCPCHQSQFDVADGAKVIFGPAARPLPQLPITVDDEGYLIARSDFEEPVGPSFWERH